The genomic segment GCCATATGGCAATCATATTGGCGTATCGCAGCGGATTGAATCCGAAGATGAACGCAATCGTTTACGCTCGATCATTGAGCGTATTCAGGCAGAACACAAGTTGCCTGGCTCCGTGATTGTCCGTACTGCTGCGGATGGCATTGAAGAAGAGGCGATTGCACAGGATATGGCTTACTTAGCCAAACTGTGGGAATACATCCAGCGCAAACAAAAAGTTATTGCAGTGCCTTCATTGATCTTTGAAGAGCTGCCTTTGCCACAGCGTGTCATTCGTGACCTAGCCAATGAAGAAACCGAAAAGATCTATATCGATTCACGCGAAATTCACGGCAAGTTGAAAGAGTTTGTGGATGAGTTCGTGCCGAATATGAAAGACCGTTTACTGCATTATCCGGGCGAGCGACCAATTTTCGATTTGTACAATGTCGAAGAAGATCTGCAAAAGGCTTTACAAACCCGTGTCGCACTGAAGTCCGGTGGTTATCTGATGATTGACCAGACTGAAGCCATGACCACCATTGATGTTAATACCGGTTCTTATGTGGGCGGCCGCTCGCTGGAAGATACGGTGTTTAAAACCAATATGGAAGCCACACAGGTGATTGCACGTCAGCTGCGTCTGCGTAATCTGGGCGGTATTATCATCATCGACTTCATTGACATGCAGGAAGCCCAGCACCGTGAAGAGGTGATGAACCAGTTTGTGAAAATGCTGGAACGTGATCATGCCAAAACCAAGATCACCCAGGTGTCTGAACTGGGGTTGGTGGAGATGACGCGTAAGCGTACCCGTGAGTCTTTGGAACACTTGTTATGCGAGTCCTGTCCGACCTGTCAGGGACGTGGATATGTGAAAACAGCAGAATCAGTGTGTTACGAAATCTTTCGGGAAATCCTGCGCTATGCTCGCGCTTATGAATCACAAAGTGGCTTTACTGTTGTTGCTCATCCGGCAGTGATTGATCGGCTGTTGACTGCAGAAGCCCCGGCTGTGGCGGATCTGGAACACTTTATTAATCGTGTAATTAAATTCCAGGTCGAAAATTTATACACACAAGAGCAATACGATATCATTCTTAGCTG from the Acinetobacter sp. YWS30-1 genome contains:
- the rng gene encoding ribonuclease G, with product MSDELLINVTPMECRVALIENGTVNELFVERTAKRGLVGNIYKGKVVRVLPGMQAAFVDIGLSRTAFLHINDMVWPRNQPTPNVFELLQPGLILTVQVMKDMLGTKGARLSTDLSIPSRYLVLMPYGNHIGVSQRIESEDERNRLRSIIERIQAEHKLPGSVIVRTAADGIEEEAIAQDMAYLAKLWEYIQRKQKVIAVPSLIFEELPLPQRVIRDLANEETEKIYIDSREIHGKLKEFVDEFVPNMKDRLLHYPGERPIFDLYNVEEDLQKALQTRVALKSGGYLMIDQTEAMTTIDVNTGSYVGGRSLEDTVFKTNMEATQVIARQLRLRNLGGIIIIDFIDMQEAQHREEVMNQFVKMLERDHAKTKITQVSELGLVEMTRKRTRESLEHLLCESCPTCQGRGYVKTAESVCYEIFREILRYARAYESQSGFTVVAHPAVIDRLLTAEAPAVADLEHFINRVIKFQVENLYTQEQYDIILS